A stretch of Actinomycetes bacterium DNA encodes these proteins:
- a CDS encoding YciI family protein has protein sequence MPVERSAMLGAQLWVVRWSPREGVTAADVEAALDAHLEWMLGLEAAGHVVASGPLTSGPGVTPGAGLTVLRTSTEQEAAALAAQDPFVAKGLRTFDVLGWRVMEGALTVRVSFGTTTYRIS, from the coding sequence ATGCCTGTCGAACGCTCGGCGATGCTCGGCGCGCAGCTCTGGGTCGTCCGGTGGAGCCCCCGCGAAGGGGTCACGGCGGCGGACGTCGAGGCCGCCCTCGATGCCCACCTGGAATGGATGCTCGGGCTGGAGGCTGCCGGGCACGTCGTCGCCTCCGGCCCTCTGACCTCGGGGCCGGGCGTCACGCCGGGCGCGGGCCTCACGGTGCTCAGGACGTCCACGGAGCAGGAGGCCGCCGCGCTCGCGGCCCAGGACCCGTTCGTCGCCAAGGGGCTACGCACCTTCGACGTCCTTGGGTGGCGCGTCATGGAGGGCGCTCTCACCGTGCGGGTCTCCTTCGGCACGACGACCTACCGGATCAGCTGA
- a CDS encoding GntR family transcriptional regulator produces the protein MAPSAARIPGIERVDLPEVRQAIPRLHTYLRECILDGRIPPGTKLSQVALAEQLGVSRTPLREVLRMLQEEGYVEFEPNQRMRVADLDPVELDADYACRILLETLALSMTLESIGSRQRREAGRLLTAMRRAARTGDLPGWFEAHHAYHRVMTAGAGEPLLRTLQSLEDRSVRYIRIYQQSEPADWQTAGDAEHAAILDALAAGDDRAALSGLAHHLARTALRVLSDCAPDYTPRAVPQAVALAEGADPAALRTASAG, from the coding sequence ATGGCACCTTCGGCAGCCCGCATCCCCGGGATCGAGCGCGTGGACCTCCCCGAGGTCCGGCAGGCCATCCCCCGCCTGCACACGTACCTGCGCGAGTGCATCCTCGACGGTCGCATCCCGCCGGGCACGAAGCTGTCGCAGGTGGCGCTCGCCGAGCAGCTCGGCGTAAGCCGGACGCCGCTGCGCGAGGTGCTGCGGATGCTCCAGGAGGAGGGCTACGTCGAGTTCGAGCCGAACCAGCGGATGCGCGTGGCCGACCTTGACCCGGTCGAGCTCGACGCCGACTACGCGTGCCGCATCCTGCTCGAGACGCTCGCGCTGTCGATGACCCTGGAGTCCATCGGCTCACGTCAGCGCCGGGAGGCGGGCCGGCTGCTCACCGCGATGCGCCGGGCCGCGCGGACCGGGGACCTTCCCGGGTGGTTCGAGGCGCACCACGCCTATCACCGGGTGATGACGGCCGGGGCGGGCGAGCCGCTCCTGCGCACGCTGCAGTCGCTCGAGGACCGCAGCGTGCGCTACATCCGGATCTACCAGCAGTCCGAGCCGGCCGACTGGCAGACCGCGGGTGACGCCGAGCACGCGGCCATCCTGGACGCCCTCGCGGCCGGAGACGACCGCGCGGCCCTCTCCGGGCTCGCCCACCACCTCGCCCGCACAGCGCTGCGGGTGCTCTCGGACTGCGCGCCGGACTACACGCCGCGGGCCGTCCCGCAGGCCGTCGCCCTCGCCGAGGGCGCCGACCCTGCCGCGCTGCGCACGGCGTCCGCGGGCTAG
- a CDS encoding VOC family protein produces MIELEDIAYVRSGVTDLPAAVRFATDIVGLELVASDEQGVAHLRADARHHCLAFVAGQSGVIASGFTVADDGALAGAERELERRGFAVQRLDAAAARSRRVRSGIAFDDPFGNRLELVTQQECLARPVAFGRASGITEFGHLCLDAPDVHEAYRFWSGTFNAKVSDWIGDAACLMRIDPVHHKLAVFKGDGPGLCHMNFQVASIDDIFRNWHFLVDHGVEIEMGPGRHPQSTAVFVYFRGPESFTYEYSFGVRRIEDDAAWRPRTFDPAEPGSIDMWLGPTSRPTTQPQARDDVPDGAAPGAPSGDPARVPATLPAALSV; encoded by the coding sequence GTGATCGAGCTCGAGGACATCGCATACGTGCGTTCCGGCGTCACGGATCTGCCGGCCGCCGTTCGCTTCGCGACCGACATCGTGGGGCTTGAGCTGGTGGCCTCGGATGAGCAAGGGGTTGCGCACCTTCGGGCCGACGCGCGCCACCATTGCCTCGCTTTTGTCGCGGGTCAGTCCGGTGTCATCGCGTCCGGCTTCACCGTTGCTGACGACGGCGCCCTGGCGGGCGCGGAGCGCGAGCTCGAACGTCGTGGCTTCGCTGTCCAGCGTCTCGACGCCGCGGCCGCGCGGTCGCGCCGGGTCCGCTCCGGCATCGCGTTCGACGACCCCTTCGGCAACCGGCTCGAGCTCGTGACGCAGCAGGAGTGCCTCGCCCGGCCGGTCGCCTTCGGGCGTGCGTCGGGGATCACGGAGTTCGGTCACCTGTGCCTCGACGCGCCGGACGTCCACGAGGCCTACCGGTTCTGGTCCGGCACCTTCAACGCGAAGGTGTCCGACTGGATCGGCGATGCCGCATGCCTCATGCGGATCGACCCCGTGCACCACAAGCTCGCCGTCTTCAAGGGCGACGGGCCGGGGCTGTGCCACATGAACTTCCAGGTCGCCTCGATCGACGACATCTTCCGGAACTGGCACTTCCTCGTCGACCACGGCGTCGAGATCGAGATGGGGCCGGGCCGGCACCCGCAGTCGACAGCCGTTTTCGTCTACTTCCGCGGTCCCGAGAGCTTCACCTATGAGTACTCCTTCGGGGTGCGCCGGATCGAGGACGACGCGGCGTGGCGGCCACGGACCTTCGACCCCGCCGAGCCAGGGTCGATCGACATGTGGCTCGGGCCGACTTCGCGACCGACGACGCAGCCGCAGGCGCGCGACGACGTGCCAGACGGCGCTGCACCTGGGGCGCCGTCCGGGGATCCGGCGCGGGTGCCCGCGACGCTCCCGGCGGCGCTCTCCGTCTAG
- a CDS encoding redoxin domain-containing protein produces the protein MTSTSVGHRATPLPPGTKAPDFELPSTPDNTMSLAEFRGQPVILAFYPADWSPVCSDQMALYQEVLPEFQKFNAALLGISVDGVWSHLAFAKDRNLHFPLLADFEPKGEVARAYQVYRAEEGTSERALYVIDADGTVRWSYVSPVSVNPGADGILRALENLGEEGAS, from the coding sequence ATGACCAGCACGAGTGTCGGCCACCGTGCAACGCCACTGCCGCCCGGGACCAAGGCACCCGACTTCGAACTTCCGTCCACGCCAGACAATACGATGTCACTCGCCGAGTTCCGGGGTCAGCCCGTGATCCTTGCCTTCTACCCGGCGGACTGGAGCCCGGTCTGCTCCGATCAGATGGCGCTGTACCAGGAGGTGCTTCCCGAGTTCCAGAAGTTCAACGCAGCGCTGTTGGGCATCTCGGTGGACGGGGTCTGGAGCCATCTGGCCTTCGCGAAGGACCGCAACCTGCACTTCCCGCTGCTGGCCGACTTCGAGCCCAAGGGTGAGGTGGCTCGGGCGTATCAGGTCTACCGAGCCGAGGAAGGCACCAGCGAGCGGGCCCTGTACGTGATCGATGCCGACGGCACCGTGCGGTGGAGCTACGTCTCGCCGGTGAGCGTGAACCCCGGCGCGGACGGGATCCTTCGCGCCCTTGAGAACCTGGGGGAGGAGGGCGCCTCATGA
- a CDS encoding DsbA family protein yields MSATEWEAVLTMPVSEDRDHIQGPADAAVTLVQYGDYECPYCGAAYPIIKEVQARMGERLRFVFRNFPITTSHPHAEQAAEAAEAAATQGRFWQMHDLLYENQRRLRDRDLRAYAEKLGLDVELFGEELAGHVHAERVREDFMSGVRSGVNGTPTFYINGARHDGSYEIETLLTALERAAASERGTG; encoded by the coding sequence ATGAGCGCAACCGAGTGGGAGGCCGTCCTTACCATGCCGGTCTCCGAAGACCGGGACCACATCCAGGGGCCGGCGGACGCGGCGGTGACGCTGGTCCAGTACGGCGACTACGAGTGTCCATACTGCGGCGCCGCGTATCCCATCATCAAGGAGGTGCAGGCCCGGATGGGTGAGAGGCTCCGGTTCGTCTTCCGCAACTTCCCGATCACGACCTCGCACCCCCACGCCGAACAGGCCGCGGAGGCCGCCGAGGCTGCGGCCACCCAGGGCAGGTTCTGGCAGATGCACGACCTTCTGTACGAGAACCAGCGGCGCCTGCGCGACCGGGACCTCCGCGCTTACGCCGAGAAGCTCGGGCTCGACGTCGAGCTGTTCGGCGAAGAGCTGGCCGGGCACGTCCACGCCGAGCGGGTCCGTGAGGACTTCATGAGCGGCGTGCGGAGCGGCGTGAACGGCACGCCGACCTTCTACATCAACGGTGCGAGGCACGACGGCTCCTACGAGATCGAGACCCTGCTCACCGCCCTGGAGCGAGCCGCGGCCTCGGAACGAGGGACGGGATGA
- a CDS encoding cupredoxin family copper-binding protein — protein sequence MRRTLVALILLAAAGVLAAGCGGNKSGSGGYGGGSPATTAAPSATGSGGGPTTSGAGTPASGTAVAIDNFAFSPATLKAKVGQKVTWTNQQGVAHTVTADGGAFDHPMPSGATFSFTFTKAGTFAYHCTIHPSMHGTIVVS from the coding sequence ATGCGCCGCACCCTTGTCGCGCTCATCCTGCTCGCAGCGGCAGGGGTGCTCGCCGCCGGTTGCGGCGGCAACAAGTCAGGCTCCGGGGGGTATGGCGGCGGCTCCCCGGCGACCACCGCCGCCCCGTCGGCCACCGGTTCCGGCGGCGGTCCGACCACCAGCGGTGCTGGCACCCCTGCGAGTGGGACCGCGGTGGCCATCGACAACTTTGCGTTCTCGCCGGCGACCCTGAAGGCCAAGGTGGGCCAGAAGGTTACCTGGACCAACCAGCAGGGCGTCGCGCACACCGTGACCGCCGACGGCGGCGCGTTCGACCATCCCATGCCGTCGGGGGCGACGTTCTCGTTCACCTTCACCAAGGCGGGCACCTTCGCCTACCACTGCACGATCCACCCGTCGATGCATGGGACGATCGTGGTGTCGTAG
- a CDS encoding nuclear transport factor 2 family protein has protein sequence MSREIEQLDDQGMAAWDGHDVDAFIALFADDFVWTDLTLPEPMRTKDQARQYMQAWFTAFPDMRVRQANRVVSEDAAAAEVEFTGTNSGPMLMAGREIPPTGRNVVGRGAYFARVIDGKVVQFSSHPDVAGLMLQLGFIPEM, from the coding sequence TTGTCAAGAGAAATCGAGCAGCTCGATGACCAGGGAATGGCCGCCTGGGACGGCCACGACGTGGACGCGTTCATTGCCCTGTTCGCCGACGACTTCGTCTGGACGGATCTCACGCTGCCGGAGCCGATGCGGACCAAGGACCAGGCCCGCCAGTACATGCAGGCCTGGTTCACGGCATTCCCGGACATGCGCGTCAGGCAGGCGAACCGGGTCGTCAGCGAGGACGCGGCCGCCGCCGAGGTGGAGTTCACCGGCACCAACTCCGGCCCAATGCTGATGGCCGGCAGGGAGATCCCGCCGACCGGCAGGAATGTCGTCGGCAGGGGTGCCTATTTCGCGCGCGTCATCGACGGGAAGGTCGTGCAGTTCAGCTCGCACCCGGATGTCGCCGGCCTGATGCTGCAGCTGGGGTTCATACCCGAGATGTGA
- a CDS encoding NADH-ubiquinone oxidoreductase-F iron-sulfur binding region domain-containing protein codes for MPLLDLVPRSFGEYEAAGGGRGLQSALAAWPQAVIGEVARSGLRGRGGAGFPTGEKWRAVRAVGAGPRFAVCNAAEGEPATFKDRLLLRTNPYQVLEGLAIAAYAVGAERAYVGLKEAFTPEIEALRRALEEMREADALGGIPVEIALGPDLYLFGEETGLEEVIEGRLPLPRVARPFVQGLFARPPEDNPTLVNNLETLANVPHILADGPDWLRANGTERAPGTMVFTVCGDVRREGLFELPLGSPLRYLVEELAGGPPEGRTVKAIFPGASNTVIGPAQLDTPLDFDSMRQVGSGLGAAGFAVFDDSACMVQAAYRYSRFLFVESCGQCPACKFGTGEVTQALGAIEAGGGSDRDLELILVRARGSTGGQKCALPTGESLLMQSLVQVFGEEFGRHIGTSCPLPRELPFHKIVDWDATAGRFAYDLAYAKKQPDWTYAS; via the coding sequence GTGCCCCTCCTCGACCTGGTCCCACGATCCTTCGGCGAATACGAGGCCGCCGGAGGTGGACGCGGGCTCCAGAGCGCCCTCGCCGCATGGCCCCAGGCGGTGATCGGGGAGGTGGCACGAAGCGGGCTCCGCGGCCGGGGAGGTGCAGGATTCCCGACCGGTGAGAAGTGGCGGGCGGTCCGGGCGGTCGGCGCCGGCCCCCGGTTCGCGGTCTGCAACGCCGCCGAAGGCGAACCCGCCACCTTCAAGGACCGGCTGCTGCTTCGGACGAACCCCTATCAGGTCCTGGAGGGCCTGGCCATCGCCGCCTACGCGGTCGGAGCCGAGCGCGCCTACGTCGGCCTGAAGGAGGCGTTCACCCCGGAGATCGAGGCCCTGCGCCGGGCGCTTGAGGAGATGCGGGAAGCGGACGCGCTCGGAGGCATCCCGGTGGAGATCGCCCTGGGCCCGGACCTGTACCTGTTCGGAGAGGAAACCGGACTGGAGGAGGTGATCGAGGGGCGCCTGCCGCTGCCGCGGGTGGCTCGCCCGTTCGTCCAGGGGCTGTTCGCCAGGCCTCCGGAGGACAACCCCACGCTCGTCAACAACCTCGAGACCCTGGCCAACGTGCCCCACATCCTGGCCGACGGGCCCGACTGGCTCCGGGCCAACGGAACCGAACGCGCTCCCGGCACGATGGTCTTCACCGTCTGCGGGGATGTGCGGCGGGAGGGGTTGTTCGAGCTTCCACTCGGCTCGCCGCTGCGGTACCTGGTGGAGGAGCTGGCCGGCGGCCCGCCAGAGGGCCGGACGGTGAAGGCGATCTTCCCCGGCGCCTCCAACACGGTCATCGGTCCAGCCCAGCTCGACACGCCGCTGGACTTCGACTCGATGCGTCAGGTGGGGTCGGGCCTCGGGGCGGCCGGGTTCGCCGTGTTCGACGACTCGGCCTGCATGGTGCAGGCGGCCTACCGGTACTCGCGGTTCCTGTTCGTGGAGTCATGCGGTCAGTGCCCGGCGTGCAAGTTCGGGACCGGCGAGGTCACCCAGGCACTGGGTGCGATCGAGGCGGGCGGCGGATCCGACCGGGACCTCGAGCTCATCCTGGTGCGGGCAAGGGGCTCCACCGGCGGACAGAAGTGCGCCCTGCCAACCGGGGAGAGCCTGCTCATGCAGAGCCTGGTCCAGGTGTTCGGCGAGGAGTTCGGCAGGCACATCGGGACGTCGTGTCCGCTGCCCCGCGAGCTCCCCTTCCACAAGATCGTCGACTGGGATGCGACGGCAGGACGGTTCGCCTACGACCTGGCGTACGCAAAGAAGCAACCCGACTGGACCTACGCTTCCTGA
- a CDS encoding cellulose synthase: MAGLDSVAWLPLCAGLTLLGLAGSWLAWRRRGAAAGLRGAAWSLLPLAAYLTGVVTLLWEVGTAGTRWVAGFAFSPAVWAGLAVTGLAAACFAVSGLLRRRAPAQAPSRPAIDPAAPKPKPPAPSRRAGKGDDDEFAEIEEILRRRGIR; the protein is encoded by the coding sequence ATGGCAGGGTTGGACTCGGTTGCGTGGCTTCCCCTGTGTGCCGGGCTCACCCTGCTCGGCCTGGCCGGGAGCTGGCTCGCCTGGCGCCGCCGGGGCGCCGCCGCGGGGCTGCGTGGTGCCGCTTGGTCGCTGCTGCCCCTGGCCGCCTACCTGACCGGCGTGGTCACGCTGCTGTGGGAGGTGGGGACGGCAGGCACCCGCTGGGTGGCAGGGTTCGCCTTCTCGCCGGCGGTGTGGGCCGGGCTCGCCGTCACCGGGCTCGCCGCTGCCTGCTTCGCCGTCTCCGGGCTGCTGCGGCGCCGCGCACCGGCCCAGGCGCCGTCCCGGCCCGCGATCGACCCGGCCGCGCCCAAGCCCAAGCCGCCGGCGCCGTCGCGGCGGGCCGGCAAGGGCGACGACGACGAGTTCGCCGAGATCGAGGAGATCCTGCGCCGCCGCGGCATCCGCTGA
- a CDS encoding DUF2461 domain-containing protein has translation MKAARTDSGGPGGEVFAGIPDEGLAFLEDLEEHNTKEFFEPNKQLFRDRLQAPFEALLASASARMEAAGIGVGPPKVFRIHRDLRFSKDKTPYKTNMAGYVRHRPAGGADADTGYYVSFAPSGLYVGGGLYRPARPRLERVRAAVASGAEGPALAALLAEAAGHGLEVGLDPLQRVPKPYPADHPRADLLRARSLVLGRHHQRGPWLVTTEVLDRLVEDWRQIAPLHRWLDRCLTGP, from the coding sequence ATGAAGGCAGCACGCACGGACAGCGGGGGGCCGGGCGGCGAGGTGTTCGCCGGGATCCCTGACGAAGGGCTGGCGTTCCTCGAGGATCTGGAGGAACACAACACCAAGGAATTCTTCGAGCCCAACAAGCAGCTCTTCCGGGACCGGCTGCAGGCTCCGTTCGAGGCGTTGCTGGCTAGCGCCAGCGCGAGGATGGAGGCGGCCGGGATCGGGGTCGGGCCGCCGAAGGTGTTCCGAATCCACCGCGACCTGCGCTTCAGCAAGGACAAGACCCCGTACAAGACCAACATGGCCGGGTACGTCCGGCACCGCCCAGCCGGCGGCGCCGATGCCGACACCGGCTACTACGTGAGCTTCGCCCCCTCTGGGCTGTATGTCGGCGGCGGCCTGTACCGGCCGGCCCGGCCGCGGCTCGAGCGGGTCCGGGCTGCCGTCGCCTCCGGCGCCGAGGGGCCGGCCCTGGCCGCCCTGCTCGCCGAGGCGGCCGGCCACGGCCTGGAGGTCGGGCTCGATCCCCTGCAGCGGGTGCCCAAGCCCTACCCGGCCGACCACCCCCGCGCCGACCTGCTGCGGGCCCGGTCGCTGGTCCTCGGCCGCCACCACCAGCGCGGCCCCTGGCTCGTCACCACCGAGGTGCTCGACCGCCTGGTCGAGGACTGGCGCCAGATCGCCCCCCTCCACCGCTGGCTCGACCGCTGCCTGACCGGCCCGTAG
- a CDS encoding nucleotidyl transferase AbiEii/AbiGii toxin family protein: MTLPGWLAAVLPPDTGLAWQAVREAVPAEAYLGGGTAIAVHLHHRVSRDLDLFLEAPIDLEHLRKELDRRGGLHVTTFEPVPGRQTLNGYLGATKLQILEASSLAMIEPTTQVEGLRVAGIGDLLAMKLKVVRERGELRDYFDVLVIERDARRPVEEGIALALRKYRPQGEEQFVESLVRALGYLDDVEEDPAIPMPKAAIARYWATRLPEINANLSRER; encoded by the coding sequence ATGACCCTTCCTGGTTGGCTCGCTGCCGTTCTGCCCCCAGACACCGGCCTCGCTTGGCAGGCCGTCAGGGAGGCCGTCCCCGCCGAGGCCTACCTCGGCGGTGGCACGGCGATCGCGGTCCACCTGCACCACCGCGTGAGCCGCGACCTCGACCTGTTCCTGGAGGCGCCCATCGACCTCGAGCATCTACGCAAAGAACTGGACCGCCGAGGCGGGCTGCACGTCACCACGTTCGAGCCCGTTCCCGGTCGCCAAACCCTGAACGGCTACCTCGGCGCAACGAAGCTGCAGATCCTCGAAGCGTCATCGCTCGCCATGATCGAGCCGACCACCCAGGTCGAGGGCCTACGCGTCGCGGGCATCGGCGATCTCCTCGCGATGAAGCTCAAGGTCGTCCGCGAGCGCGGGGAACTGCGCGACTACTTCGATGTCCTGGTGATCGAGCGGGACGCCCGCCGGCCGGTCGAGGAGGGGATCGCGCTGGCGCTCCGCAAGTACAGACCCCAGGGCGAGGAGCAGTTCGTCGAGTCGCTGGTACGGGCGCTCGGGTACCTCGATGACGTCGAGGAGGATCCAGCCATCCCGATGCCGAAGGCGGCGATTGCCCGCTACTGGGCCACCCGACTCCCCGAGATCAACGCAAACCTGTCCCGCGAACGCTGA
- a CDS encoding helix-turn-helix domain-containing protein: MARLLGTSVPRVLRAARHGLVPVARRGNRALFDADAVERLRHRWGVVPRIQGLRREDTLALAALGRRPFGLRSARALARATGLSPTAAGRALERLAAAGYVERRLVRVVEGRVRDVPVWMVRWQSPEWLAVAATVSTAVLPQRPRTDPLPRRVPARLAHVFWNEDLARLDVERDAVLIAGRILRADDPEATAWMSQTLPRDAIERASRSRGLDPRRARLGQLLAAAR; encoded by the coding sequence GTGGCTCGGCTGCTGGGCACGTCGGTGCCGCGCGTGCTGCGGGCGGCCCGGCACGGGCTCGTGCCCGTTGCCAGGCGAGGCAACCGCGCCCTCTTCGACGCCGACGCCGTAGAGCGGCTGCGGCACCGGTGGGGGGTGGTGCCGCGGATCCAGGGGCTGCGCCGCGAGGACACGCTCGCGTTGGCGGCGCTCGGGCGCCGCCCCTTCGGCCTGCGATCCGCTCGGGCCCTGGCCAGGGCCACGGGCTTGAGCCCCACGGCCGCCGGCCGGGCGCTCGAGCGCCTCGCAGCCGCCGGCTACGTGGAACGGCGGCTGGTACGGGTCGTCGAAGGGCGGGTCCGTGACGTGCCGGTGTGGATGGTCCGATGGCAGTCTCCGGAGTGGCTGGCGGTTGCGGCCACCGTCTCGACCGCGGTGCTGCCCCAGCGCCCACGCACCGACCCCCTCCCGCGCCGCGTGCCGGCCCGGCTGGCGCACGTGTTCTGGAACGAGGACCTGGCCCGGCTCGACGTCGAACGCGATGCCGTGCTGATCGCGGGCCGGATCCTGCGGGCCGACGATCCCGAGGCGACAGCGTGGATGAGCCAGACCCTCCCCCGCGACGCGATCGAACGGGCCTCGCGGTCCCGCGGCCTGGATCCCCGGCGTGCCAGGCTGGGGCAACTGCTGGCCGCGGCGCGATGA
- a CDS encoding Lrp/AsnC family transcriptional regulator, with protein sequence MIFDVQAGVGRRAAIDPVDLEIVRALQRDGRLSQEQLAQRVGLSRPAVHQRVKRLEAAGVIRGYQALVDWRALGKPMTSFIWVRTAGPDCVDTGAAILRTGNDRAVVEECHRVTGEWCMLLKVRVADPLALQDLLDRVRGLPNVQATMTTLALSSLSEPEREDPG encoded by the coding sequence ATGATCTTCGACGTTCAGGCAGGAGTCGGACGGAGGGCGGCCATCGATCCCGTCGACCTGGAGATCGTGCGGGCGCTGCAGCGCGACGGACGCCTGAGCCAGGAGCAGCTCGCCCAGCGGGTGGGGCTGTCCAGGCCGGCCGTGCACCAGCGGGTGAAGCGGCTCGAGGCGGCCGGGGTCATCCGCGGCTACCAGGCGCTGGTCGACTGGCGGGCGCTCGGCAAGCCGATGACCTCGTTCATCTGGGTCCGCACGGCAGGGCCCGACTGCGTGGACACCGGCGCTGCCATCCTGCGCACCGGGAACGATCGGGCGGTGGTCGAGGAGTGCCACCGCGTCACCGGCGAATGGTGCATGTTGCTGAAGGTCCGGGTCGCAGACCCGCTCGCCTTGCAGGACCTGCTCGACCGCGTCCGCGGCCTGCCCAACGTCCAGGCGACCATGACCACGCTCGCGCTCTCGTCGCTGAGCGAGCCCGAGAGAGAGGACCCAGGATGA
- a CDS encoding DinB family protein, with amino-acid sequence MTEAIEIPSATEDPKAYVDALLATLGDRDPLDVLAAAPAVVARTVAGLRAEQWTRPLGPGEWSAEQVLGHLFDVDLVYGFRWRLTLTEDRPSYPGYDEKRFAGLPKPRADELLATWERLRAANLALLAGVPRSAWERLGVHGEQGEERFDLTVAKVAGHDLAHLNQLQRTVESARSA; translated from the coding sequence ATGACCGAGGCCATCGAGATCCCCAGCGCAACCGAGGACCCCAAGGCGTACGTGGATGCGCTGCTGGCCACGCTCGGCGACCGCGACCCGCTCGACGTGCTCGCAGCCGCGCCGGCCGTGGTCGCCCGGACCGTGGCCGGCCTCCGCGCCGAGCAGTGGACCAGGCCGCTTGGGCCCGGCGAGTGGTCGGCCGAGCAGGTGCTCGGCCACCTGTTCGACGTGGACCTGGTCTACGGGTTCCGCTGGCGGCTGACGCTGACCGAGGACCGGCCGAGCTACCCCGGCTACGACGAGAAGCGGTTCGCCGGGCTCCCGAAGCCTCGCGCGGACGAGCTGCTGGCCACCTGGGAGCGGCTCCGCGCGGCCAACCTCGCCCTGCTCGCCGGAGTGCCGCGATCGGCCTGGGAGCGCCTCGGGGTGCACGGCGAGCAGGGCGAGGAGCGCTTCGACCTGACCGTGGCCAAGGTGGCCGGGCACGACCTCGCCCACCTCAACCAGCTCCAGCGCACGGTCGAGTCGGCCCGCTCGGCCTGA
- a CDS encoding LLM class F420-dependent oxidoreductase yields the protein MQVRIFTEPQQGTSYDQLLAVARATEANGFDAFFRSDHFLHIGDGDGRPGPTDSWVTLGALARETSRIRLGTLVTSATFRLPGPLAIAVAQVDAMSGGRVELGIGAGWFEQEHSAYGIPFPPLGERFDRLTEQLEIITGLWTTPEGERFSYSGRHWTLADSPALPKPVQRPRPPVIVGGGGPTRTPRLAARFADEFNLPFASVEATAKQFGRVRAACEAQGRDPAGMVFSVAQTVCCGATEAEVARRAAAIGRDPRELRENAVAGTPDEVVARVRAFAGAGASRVYLQVLDLDDLEHLGLIATEVVPGLPQPATGR from the coding sequence ATGCAGGTCCGCATCTTCACCGAGCCCCAGCAGGGCACGTCCTACGACCAGCTCCTCGCGGTCGCCCGCGCGACCGAGGCCAACGGCTTCGACGCGTTCTTCCGCTCCGACCACTTCCTGCACATCGGCGACGGCGACGGGCGGCCCGGGCCGACCGACTCCTGGGTCACGCTCGGCGCGCTCGCCCGAGAGACGAGCCGGATCCGGCTCGGCACGCTCGTCACGTCGGCCACCTTCCGGCTGCCAGGGCCGCTGGCCATTGCCGTGGCCCAGGTCGACGCCATGAGCGGCGGCCGGGTCGAGCTCGGCATCGGTGCCGGTTGGTTCGAGCAGGAGCACAGCGCCTACGGGATACCGTTCCCGCCCCTCGGCGAGCGCTTCGACCGCCTGACCGAGCAGCTCGAGATCATCACCGGGCTGTGGACCACGCCCGAGGGCGAGCGGTTCTCCTACTCTGGCCGGCACTGGACCCTGGCCGACAGCCCGGCCCTGCCCAAGCCGGTGCAGCGGCCCCGCCCACCGGTGATCGTCGGTGGGGGAGGCCCCACCCGCACGCCCCGGCTGGCCGCCCGGTTCGCCGACGAGTTCAACCTCCCGTTCGCCTCGGTCGAGGCCACCGCGAAGCAGTTCGGGCGCGTCCGCGCGGCCTGCGAGGCCCAGGGCCGCGACCCGGCCGGCATGGTGTTCTCCGTGGCGCAGACGGTCTGCTGCGGCGCGACCGAGGCAGAAGTCGCCCGGCGAGCCGCCGCCATCGGCCGTGACCCGCGCGAGCTGCGCGAGAACGCGGTCGCCGGCACCCCGGACGAGGTCGTGGCCAGGGTGCGGGCATTCGCCGGCGCCGGCGCCAGCCGCGTCTACCTGCAGGTCCTCGACCTGGACGATCTGGAGCATCTGGGTCTGATCGCCACTGAGGTGGTTCCTGGGCTGCCGCAACCGGCTACGGGCAGATGA